The following is a genomic window from Micropterus dolomieu isolate WLL.071019.BEF.003 ecotype Adirondacks linkage group LG12, ASM2129224v1, whole genome shotgun sequence.
AATCACTGGATTTAGGCTGCCTCCTGCAGTGGGATTGTCCTCATGCCAGTCCTAATACCACCTACACAGTGCAGACAAAGACTCAGGGGTAAGTCCTcctgtctgagtgtgtgtgacattCCTGTGACTTCACACAATATGACACTTAAATTCTCATTATTATCTCATCTATATGGTATACTACACATTTTAAGTTAGGTTAGTAGGTTTGTACAGTCCTTTAGATCAAGTGCTGCTTAGAATAACACTCACAATAAATTTGTGtaaactaatttatttattttttttctgcacacaacaaacaaaacaaaataggtGGGTGTCCCCcatttaagaaaaaataaaagatagaTATCAGCtgacaaaatgatttaaaaaataaaaatttatttaaaaaagatgaAATAATTAGACATGACTGTTTCTTTTCTAAAAATTTCAGAAGATAAGGAGCTCCTAATAATGTGTAGGCTGGCATTTCATATCTGTACAGTGTGATATCTGTGGGAATACAGACCATGTTTTATAAAAGGGAAAATGAAGATGGTCAATTACAATGGGAActataaaatacagtataatcaTACAAAGCCAACACTGCCTAACGATCTGGTGGTAGTAAGATGCAGTATTGTTAGGCAATAATGTGTTTTGATACCTTCCAAAGAATTTGGCTGGTGCTTCTTTCACACCTGGAGCCTGGTCAGCTCTCCAGTCTGTACGTCTCTGTGAGCTTCATACAGCGCTAATATGTTTCTACACACTGAAAAGGGACTCATGAACAATATAACCAAAGCAGCTTTGTGCAGGGAGAGTGAAATGACAGAAAAGACTGGTTTTAGAACAGTTGCGGGTTGTAGGCCTTGGacacatgaaaagaaaagcatGGATAAACTGGTCTGTTGCATaataaccaggccaggaacacactgactaaagagatcaaagctgcaaagaggagctacgctgaaaagctaaataacagctttgcagccaacgatcctgcgtcagtgtggagaggcctaCACTCTcaaactacaggagaccatcccccaacactgctggtactcaacatctggcagacgagctgaatggcttttatcgtaggtttgaaaagcccacagtcacacctctcccccgctccacaaccatcttcaaacaatcaccttccccctctgacacaACTCCCTGGAACAACTCCCGTGCAATAATCCAGTAACTCTAATCAACCACCTGTTTACTGTTGCAGGGACCCCTGGCAGGACGTATCGTGGTGCGTTTGGGTCTCATCCCGCAGCTGTGACATCTCTCAGGCCTTCTCTAACTTTGAGCTGTACAACATGATCCGTCTCGGTGTCCACCTCAGCCCCAGCTCCACCGTCTGGATCGAGCCACGCAAGTTCGACTACAGTGACTTCAGTCAGTGACATGACTTTCTGTAATACAACagtgtcaaaaacaaaaattcatgaaacagagaggcagcaggctTGCCTCTCTCTAGTCTGTGGAGATTTGATTGGAGGAAATAACAGTAATGGGATGAAAACCTGCCGGCTCTTGTTTGCACATGCTTTGAAACTGTTAAAATAACCTGCTtgaatgtatgtgtatataatgtgtatatataataggAATCCCAGGATAATTAACAGcccccttctctcctctccccacCCCAGCTTTCAGCGCTCCCTCTGTCTTGGTCTCTTTGAAAGACGACGAGCTGCTGGTGCAGGTGCAGTTCCCCTGTGCTGCCAACAGGAGGTGCTCTCTGGAGAGGTGCTGTCCCATCTCTGAACTGATTGATCCCTGGACCACAGTGACTGTATACAACAACCTCAATCACTCTGAACACCAGGTCTGACATGCTTTGTTGCTCAAAACCCCTGCATACTAAAAGGGAGTCCATATTTAATTCATAGCCAGTTGCCCAGTAGAAACCTGGCATGCTCTTTCTGTACAATTCTCATTTAGTAACCAACGTTCAAACTTGGATCCTGTCTGTGCATCCATTCCTAAAAGTTTAATTTAGACTCTAAGAgtataaaatacaaacagttcCTGACAGTGaattacagacacaaacactgatGTTGCTGTTTAAAATCCACTTGTCGTTAGTTAACATCACAGGGTTTGTGTAAGATTGTGAAGGCCTTCTTAATGCTAATGTAATGTAACCGCAAGCAAATATTGGTTCATATGTAATTCAGCTCAGCGTCAGTGAATTGTTTGTACTCTTTGAATCTCtggttttattctgaaaaagccatggctttgtgtttttgcagagCCGTACAGTTTGGACCCAGGAAGTGGTGTCCTATGTGGAGCTCTCTGGCTTGGCTCCTGGTCAGAACTACTGTGCTGTGGCCAACTTCTCCTTCCCGACCTTCTCCATGGCTGCTTCCCCGAAATCTGCCCCTCGGTGTGTCCAGACTGTTTCCAAATCAGGTGAGAGGACGATTGAAGAGAGTCAAATTTCTACTTTTGAAGCATCTTCATGAATGGGTGGCTGCaagatggttaaaaaaaacaaatgggctgatttaaaataaaagatttcaacataaaatcatacaaacaaaagaaaaggtgCAAATGAGATAAacctaaaaataaatagttgagcAATGTAATGAGAGAAATTCAGGCTTCTATGAATTTCTCTTCCTCAACATCATCTCTTAAAGGTTTGTGTTTTCCATATatcataaatgtttttcattatctgcgTTTATTAAGTTACATTCTGCAGGTAAGAGTTTAAGGTTACATAATCTAGGCCAAACAGGTGTCCTTACACATATACCATAAGATGAGATATTCAAAACAGTTTTTCCAGGAACACTGAACAGTTGTGCAGTCCTGTAGACAAGAAACAATGGACTTATCTAATCTTTGCATTTTTCTTAGTCTTGTTAGTTTTTGGTTGATACGGCAATTAAAATTTAATGATCTTAGAGTAGGAACTGGTCACCACAGCACTGAGGGGTTGCACATATTGGGAACCATTAGGTTACACTTCAACTTCCACTTCAGGGGTGAATATGTTCCCTTTGTTTACCTCTTAAAATGTACAGAACCTAACCCCTGTCTCACTACAGAGTCCAGTTAGATCCTGTGCCAGTGGCTCGGCTCATTCTGCAGCCTCACTGCTGACTCACCTTGTTTACTCTGGGTGTTAAATTATGCAGCGTTGCTCGTACGTGTTTGTTGGAGCAGAGATTTGTGTCTTCTCTTCAGGGCTGCTGCCTGTGATGTTTCTGGGAATCGGGCTGACGTGTCTGCTCCTCGTTCCACTTCTCACTGTGTTTCTGCGAAGAGCAAGACGAGCCGCACCAGCCGCTGAACCTCAACCCAAGACTCCAGTATGATTTATTTTCTcacactttatttctctgccTGTTTTCTGTAAACTCAGAATTCACTGATTCAAAAGTACACTGCCTATTCCTCCTCGACAGACAACTGAACCCATATTTCTTTCATTAAGGCGTCCGATCATGATCCAGTCTCTTTGGTCCCTCTTCCCTCGGTACCTGTCGACCTTTGCGACATCCACGTGGAATTCGCTGATGACCGTAACCTCCTACAGTCTCCCCTGCAACCAGGACCAGACTTGCATCCTGGGAAACACCAGTGATCCTCCCCATCTTGTCTCCAACTCAAATGCAGCATTACTGGGAGACCGGCGGGGTGGAGCTGGAGCGAGGCCTGGAGTCTGGTATCAGCATCCCACCTGCATCTCACTCTTCTGAGGAGACATGTGGGACAAATGCAGACTTATACTGAAAGACTGATAGCCATCTTACCATGAGTGTTGCTCTGTAAAGGTAGGTGTCTGTAGGGCCGGGCCTCACCTCCAGCACTGTACTCTATACCTCTGCAATCCTGGTACGGTCCTGTACCAAAATCATCCTCATGAAATATGGAGAAGTGATAAACATGCGTTTCCCAGTATGATATTATCTGCTGAAATTAACAGAATACATCAAGTTTACAATTAGGCAGCTGAAATCAGTATTGGCATATGTTGCTGGACAAATAAGAAAGATGAGTGTGTCTTCATTACCTAgcttgtccaccagagagcactgacagGTTAATTTTTAAACCGTAGTGTCCCGCTcagaacatttattaaataaccTAATTTAAGTGCTCCTTCTTTATTTATGCTATGCCTTCTAtgttggaaaagaaaaaaaatacaattatctGTCACTATTTGGGTACCAAATTTTTTCAGCTGAGGTCATGAGCTTGGGGTAATGACTGACAGAAAGGGATCAAGTTTACTATTAGGCTGCTGAAAttagttttctttaaaaaggaGCCAGGTGAGGAGGTTCGGGGTTCTTATTCAAAGGCCTGTACTCTATCTAGTATTTTCATGctattttatacttctactccactacattttagaggcaaatattgtactttgtactacatttatctgacagataTTAGTTACTTTTTTAGATCAAGATTGACAGgtgatctgttttttttaaatatgatgCTGTGTTATAGGTTTAACCACTCAAAAGTGTATAAAGCattcaaaatgagctccacctcaaccagcgATAACATTAGAGTACTGttcagtaatataataatataacactgaCGTATTCTGACAAACAAATACTTTTGATAGTTTGAGTACATTCTGCTGGGAATACTTTTGCATTAGAGTAAAGAATAAATTTGTAACCGGCCTTTCTCACCGCTTCCTGACATTTTGTAGACCCAACATTACTTGAGAAATCAACCAGTAGCTTAATTGATAATTCAACTATTCACCCCTAAAGGCCAGTAGGCCACAGCGTCAGGCAGTAAGGTTTAAACCGCGTGACAGCAAACTGCTAAAATGTCTTTGAGCACGTTAATGGATCCCTTCCAGCTCTGAAGACGCTGCTCTGTACCTGACCTCTGCCCTCTGACGTTCATTTCTGGTGGACTTGTGTGGAGTCCATTATTAGGAAGATGAATGGAGATCATGTGCAACAAAGCCACCAAATGACCTCTAACATGTAAGTCTGTTTAGCTGGGAGCTGTCATCAAGTGATATAAATGTGGATCCCAAACATATAAGCACATTCCTCTGGCTATGACTGCTCCGATAGAGGGTCATAGAATCGCCATTACAGATGAAGCAGAGATAGTTTATCTGACAAGTCCAAAAGGAGCTGTTTATGTACCACTGATTCagtgaaaaatctaaatctggCTGCAGTTTTTCCCTTTCTGCCTTTTGTGCTGAGGTCATCTAACAGGCCGGTCCAAACCATAAGCTTCATAAACAAGAACTAAGAAAACATCTGACCCCCCACATGCAGCCAGCAGCTCCTTCGTGCTGCCCCCCCTGCCCTCCCCCCTAAAGGGACAACAGAGTTGTTTTCTTCTATCATTCATTGCTCTGAAATGTTTCTGACTCACAGTTGCCCTACCGGAGCTTCGCTGCCCTTTTACCCGTGACTGACGCCTCATTATGCCTCCTGCATGAAAACAAGGAACATCTTGACATCTCGCCTTCTGTTTTGCTGGTGTTGCATTCTTTCCGCGTCATTGGGGAGCCTTGGGGGTTTGGCCGTCCAGCATTGTTTGTTTCCCCTTCTATCTTTTCCAGAGCCCACAGAGACCTGGGGGGTTATCCAAAGCTCCACGCATAAGCCAGTAGCATGGCTTTTATTAATAAGCACAGTGCTGACATTGTGGAGAGATGATGAAGCAAGAAactggcttgtgtgtgtgattgagcaCCTGACCACACAACAGCCGAGCTGCATGAGTGGTACACGtttgacctttttattttattttattttccgcTATTTGCAGTAATTTTTCTGAAACTATCCAGCAAGATGGATTTAACTTTGCTTATCCACTAGCTTTGTGTGTATCTTGGCGGTGAACTGCAGTGTGAGGTGACCTTATTAGGCTTGTTTCTATAATGATCTTCCATCAGATGACTATTTTTGCCTTTTGTATTGACaataaggaggaggaggtttatGCCAACACTGTGTGTAACTACTAACTTTAAAGTTGATAACAAATCATGTACGCGACCAAAACTCTCATTATCTCACTTCAGACTTGTAAATGTGTATCAAGCTTATCAAACGGTTGTTGATATGAGattaaaacaaatttacaaGCTCTGTTAATCAGTTCAAAGTAGTTCTAAATGTGATATAAATGCAGCCTGTGGTGCTCTGTTGGGACTACTTTTAATAAAATTCAGGCTAATACAGAGCTCATGAATAAACTGTGTTGGTCTTTTTCCTTGTTGAGTTTCTGGCAGTCAGCAATCTTACATTCTGTTATCAGCCTCCACTGTATTAAAAATATACACTTAGACATTTTGATTAAAGTAATTAACTCATGACTTTagaaaaagttacatttttacGTATCTAAACAACTGAAGTGCTCTAATTCATCGGTTCCTTTGTTCTATTTTCGTAGCAGTGAGGGTCTTACATTTCTTGCCTGTTTTGATGCCTTAAAGGATAGGGTCACAAGTCTGTCAACAATATATGCTCATGTGTATGTAGAAACAATCGATAGTATTCATTCCGCCTCTCCATACTGTTCCTAAAGACTCCTCATGTGACTCTACTTAAGTTCAGCCAAAGCCAATTTGAGGCTTCTGCAGTCTGAGTTAATTGAATTAAAGTCggtattgtttttttctgttcttactttataggggagagcagggtgaTTCCATCCTTTGAAGAGTTATCTATTTTACTCCCCCTGTGATGAAGAGAAGCCCGTGGAATAAGCGATAAGCACATTCAACTTTCATGTGtgttatatctatctatatctttaaataaagattatttggCTGTTATTACCTCtaaactgc
Proteins encoded in this region:
- the si:dkeyp-75h12.7 gene encoding uncharacterized protein si:dkeyp-75h12.7, producing MQTSGVTTGQLRAQVGLCITVALLMNGSTGLVCYTTVESLDLGCLLQWDCPHASPNTTYTVQTKTQGDPWQDVSWCVWVSSRSCDISQAFSNFELYNMIRLGVHLSPSSTVWIEPRKFDYSDFTFSAPSVLVSLKDDELLVQVQFPCAANRRCSLERCCPISELIDPWTTVTVYNNLNHSEHQSRTVWTQEVVSYVELSGLAPGQNYCAVANFSFPTFSMAASPKSAPRCVQTVSKSGLLPVMFLGIGLTCLLLVPLLTVFLRRARRAAPAAEPQPKTPASDHDPVSLVPLPSVPVDLCDIHVEFADDRNLLQSPLQPGPDLHPGKHQ